The Bemisia tabaci chromosome 5, PGI_BMITA_v3 genome includes a window with the following:
- the LOC140224723 gene encoding uncharacterized protein: protein MKEEVDEEDDNLVATLHTSVEIKDEALSEERPMLVLISEKPFKCESCTRSYTQKGGLRRHMLVHTGEKPFKCSHCTRSFTQKSNLASHMLVHTGEKPFKCEHCTRSFTHKSDLTRHMFEHTGEKPFKCEHCTRSYTQKNNLVSHMSVHTGEKPFKCQHCTRSFTRRSFLATHMLVHTGSEEPFKCERCTRSFIQKSNLRRHMLLHTGEKPFKCEHCTRSYTHKYNLVSHMSVHTGEKPFKCEHCTRSYTQKSDLTRHMLVHTGEKPFKCEHCTRSFTHKSTLATHLLVHTGEKPFKCEHCTRSFTRNSLLASHMWVHTGEKPFKCSHCTLSFSQNSNLAKHMLVHTGKKPFKCSHCTRSFTHKSTLASHLLVHTGEKPFKCEHCTRSFTHKSNLRRHMLVFTGEKPSNASIAFAFSRGKVT from the coding sequence ATGAAAGAAGAAGTGGACGAGGAGGATGATAACTTGGTCGCCACTCTGCACACCAGTGTGGAAATCAAAGATGAGGCGTTATCGGAAGAGCGTCCCATGTTGGTGCTTATcagtgaaaaaccattcaaatgcGAAAGTTGCACACGCTCATACACTCAGAAAGGAGGTCTGAGGCGTCACATGTTGgtgcacaccggtgaaaaaccattcaagtgCTCGCATTGCACTCGCTCTTTTACTCAGAAAAGTAATTTGGCATCTCATATGTTGgtgcacaccggtgaaaaaccattcaagtgCGAGCATTGCACACGCTCTTTTACTCACAAAAGTGATCTGACGCGTCACATGTTCGAgcacaccggtgaaaaaccattcaagtgCGAGCATTGCACACGCTCTTATACTCAGAAAAATAATCTGGTATCTCACATGTCGgtgcacaccggtgaaaaaccattcaaatgcCAGCATTGCACACGCTCTTTCACTCGGAGAAGTTTTCTGGCAACTCATATGTTGGTGCACACCGGCAGTGAAGAACCATTCAAATGCGAGCGTTGCACACGCTCATTCATTCAGAAAAGTAATCTGAGGCGTCACATGTTGTtgcacaccggtgaaaaaccattcaagtgCGAGCATTGCACACGCTCTTATACTCATAAATATAATCTGGTATCTCACATGTCGgtgcacaccggtgaaaaaccattcaaatgcGAGCATTGCACACGCTCTTATACTCAGAAAAGTGATCTGACGCGTCACATGTTAgtgcacaccggtgaaaaaccattcaagtgCGAGCATTGCACACGTTCTTTCACTCACAAAAGTACACTGGCAACTCATTTGTTGgtgcacaccggtgaaaaaccattcaaatgcGAGCATTGCACACGCTCTTTTACTCGGAATAGTCTGCTGGCATCTCACATGTGGgtgcacaccggtgaaaaaccattcaaatgcTCGCATTGcactctctctttttctcagaaCAGTAATTTGGCAAAGCATATGTTGGTGCACACCGGTaaaaaaccattcaaatgcTCGCATTGCACACGCTCTTTCACTCACAAAAGTACTCTGGCATCTCATTTGTTGgtgcacaccggtgaaaaaccattcaaatgcGAGCATTGCACACGCTCTTTTACTCACAAAAGTAATCTGAGGCGTCACATGTTGGTGTTTACCGGTGAAAAACCCTCAAATGCGAGCATTGCGTTCGCTTTTTCTCGCGGAAAGGTCACGTGA